One Ranitomeya imitator isolate aRanImi1 chromosome 1, aRanImi1.pri, whole genome shotgun sequence DNA window includes the following coding sequences:
- the LOC138658181 gene encoding uncharacterized protein, whose translation MQVLEDCEIPEDTYLVCLDVEALYTSISHNLANSVDFLDIKLSIENSKIACNLFRKATATNSLLHYESFHPQHLKNGIPKGQFLRLRRNCSTNTDFLGQAKDLTRRFKQRGYPQRVISKAFQLARGQDRSSLLEKKVRSREYFNCRSRNLVYAILCGCPKIYVGQTSQELKRRMQQHLSNIAMASRDQKRNKTLSSVAAHFLEKHQGLPVGFKVMGLESVSTNIRGGNITNALLRCESKWIYKLQSCTPRGLNEDLLFTGFYKQL comes from the exons ATGCAAGTCTTGGAGGATTGTGAGATACCGGAGGACACTTACCTGGTGTGTTTGGACGTCGAAGCTCTGTACACAAGCATATCACACAATCTAG CAAATTCTGTAGACTTCCTTGATATCAAACTTTCCATCGAAAACTCTAAGATCGCCTGCAACCTGTTTCGGAAAGCTACTGCGACAAACAGCTTACTACATTACGAGAGCTTTCACCCGCAACATCTAAAAAATGGGATCCCCAAAGGTCAATTTCTCCGTCTCAGGAGAAACTGTAGCACCAACACAGATTTTCTGGGACAAGCCAAGGACCTGACAAGGCGATTTAAACAAAGGGGCTATCCACAAAGGGTGATTTCCAAAGCATTCCAACTTGCTCGTGGTCAGGATAGATCCAGCCTCCTGGAGAAAAAG GTTCGCTCTAGGGAATACTTTAACTGTCGTTCACGAAATCTGGTATATGCTATACTCTGTGGTTGTCCCAAGATATATGTTGGCCAGACATCGCAGGAACTTAAGAGAAGGATGCAGCAACATTTGTCCAACATCGCTATGGCTTCGAGAGATCAGAAAAGGAACAAGACTTTGTCATctgtggcggctcattttttggagAAACATCAAGGACTTCCTGTGGGTTTTAAGGTTATGGGCCTGGAGAGCGTATCTACAAACATCAGAGGCGGAAACATTACAAATGCTCTCCTTCGGTGCGAGTCCAAATGGATTTAtaaacttcagagctgcactccaaGGGGCCTCAATGAGGACCTGTTATTCACAGGATTCTATAAACAACTATAA